The genomic interval GCAGATACCAAACCGAGTCAGAAGTATTGATAAAGGCAGGCAGGCAAGGCTACAGGATAGGTGAGATGCCCATATCAACGATATACTCCGGGCAGAAAAGCAATGTCAACAAGTTCATAGATACTATGAGGTTCATAGGACTCTGTATTAAGAGCCTGTGGGGGTAGCGGTGATCTTACTTACGAACGATGATGGAATAAGGGCGCATGGTCTCAAGGTTATGAGAGGTCATCTTGAAGAACTCGGTTCGGTGATGGTTGTGGCTCCAGAAGACGAAATGAGCGGGGTCAGCCACTCTGTAACTCTCGAGAAACCCATAAGTGTCCGGTGGATTGATCAGAATTCCGCCGCTGTGGGAGGCACGCCCACAGACTGCGTGCTTTTGGCTGTGCACAAGCTCATGAAGAAGAGGCCGGACATTGTTGTGTCAGGAATTAACCTCGGTCCAAATCTGGGAAACGATGTGACTTACTCAGGTACCGTGGCCGCAGCATTGGAAGCGGCAATTCACGGGATCAAGGCTGTGGCGATTTCAGTAGCCTCCAGAAAAGATCCTGACTTTGAGCCCGCAGCCAGGTTTGGTAAGAAACTAGTTCAGCATCTTGCCGCCCTAGAGGTTCCTACTGGTACGTTTCTGAATGTGAATGTGCCGAATGCACCAAATGGTGAGATACGCGGTGTTAGAATTACACGCCTGGGGAGAAGGACATACAGGGATGATGTGATCCAGCTTGATGATCCAGAAGGAGAGGAATGCTACAAGATTGGCGGCGAGCCAATCTGCGAGATGGAAGAAGGTACCGATGTTGAGGCTATAGAAAGCGCTTTCATATCTGTAACGCCAATCAGCCTCGACCTCACAGACCACACTTTTCTGCGCGAGCTGAAGGAATTGGGTGAAAAGATATCAGACTTCTAAGAGAGTACAGAGTACGCAGTACAAAGCCCATCTCATCCACCCGATGATGTCAAGAAGGCCGGGGGAGAGGGCGAAGGAGGGTCATTGCGAGCCAAAAAGGCCCGGCTTTTCGAGAGAATAGACGAGGCATTTTTGGTCCTCCGTCGGCGCGAGCCGAAGGAGGAGAAGCGAAGCGACGAAGCAATCTAGAAAGGACAGCTGATGCGCTTTGAAGGTTTGAGAAATAAAATGGTCTCTACCCAAATAGAATCCCGCGGGGTCAAGGACAAGCATGTTCTGAAGGCGATGAGGAAGGTTCCCAGACACATTTTCGTGGAGGAGGCTCTCTGGGAAAGGGCGTACGATGACCATCCCCTTCCCATCGGGCAAGGCCAGACTATATCTCAGCCGTACATGGTAGGTTCCATGACCGAAGCCCTCGAATTGAAGGGAAAAGGAAAGGTCCTGGAGATTGGGACCGGATCAGGTTATCAGACTGCCATTCTGGCTGAGATTGCGGAGCAGGTCTTCACCATAGAAAGGATCGAGGAGCTATTGAAGAAGGCGCGGAGAACCCTTGACAGACTCGGTTATGCCAATGTAGTATTCAGAGTTGGTGATGGGACTATTGGGTGGCAGGATCAGGCTCCGTTTGACGCCATACTGGTAGCTGCCGGAGCACCCGATGTGCCCGAGTACCTGTTTGAGCAACTTGCTGAAGGCGGTAGGATGGCAGTACCCATAGGTGACGTACACGGCCAGACCCTTGTGGTGATAAAGAAGGAGGCTGGGAAGCAGGTCAAGACAACCCATTTTGGCTGTGTCTTCGTCCCGCTGATTGGCAAAAACGGATGGCCCGAATAACTATACACAAAGTACAGAGTACAAATTGCAAAGTACAAAACCCGATTCCTCTCTCCCCCTCGATGGGGGAGCCTGTCCTGCCTGCCCTGAGCGAAGTCGGAGGGAGGGGACCCGAAGGGAGCAAGAGAGAGGGTGAAAAGTTTCGATTTTCGAAGGTGTGGGGCGGTGGGAGTGGAATTTCTATTTCCGTGTCTTGTGTCTGCTGATTCGTGCAATCTGTGGTTAGTGTAGACCCTTGGAACCACAGATTAACACACCCTCCTTCGCTGTTTGAGCTACGAAGGGCAGGGATTATCACAAGATTTCTTATTCTCTGGTTTTGAAAAAAGTTCATTGTTTTTCTGTGTTAATCTTGTGTAATCTGTGGTTAAATTGTTTTAGGTTTCGGGGCGTGGCGCAGTCCGGTTAGCGCACCAGCATGGGGGGCTGGGGGTCGGCGGTTCGAATCCGCCCGCCCCGACACTGACTGAAAGAGGAAGATAGAAAACGAAATAAGCCCACGCCATCGCAGAGGGCGTGAGGCATATTTCGTCCTTAGCGGAGCCAGACGAAGTCGAGGAGGACGCAGTCTGGCGGAGTCTGAGAATCTCCTTCATCCTTACATCTTAATCAGCTAGTTACCTATGTGCCAACATTGAGCACGGCTAGGCTCTAGGGCGTTCATGTTTGGGATTTCCTTGTTGACAGGGCCCTTCTAGGGTAATAGAAATAGGAGAGAAATCTGTCGAGGACCTTATTCTTTAAGATCGAAGATGTGAGATCTATGATTGTGTGCCAGGCAGTGAAAAGCAGATTCTACTCCGTTGGCTCAAGCCAACGAAGCACGAAATATGCCTCATGCCATCTAACGATGGCTTGGACCTATTTCGTTCGCCAGGCCTCAACTCTGTCGGCACACGCCGACGAAGGACCGAAAAATCCCTCGTCTTTTCTCTGGAAAAGCCGGGCCTTTTTGGCTCGAGAATGACCCTCCTACGCCCTTCTTGGCTTCGGAGGGCAGGCAGAGATTCTTGCAACCCGCTGTTAGTTCGACAGCGGCAGGCTTGCACCTCTCAGAAACAGGGCTGACATGAGAAAGGGTATCTCGATTGTGGTGGGTGGGGTGGTGGTTTCAGTGGTGGCGGCTTTTGTTGTAGTTGGACATTACCGCGTAAGTATGCAGTACTTTCCTCCCAAACCGATATTGGAATCCTTCTCAACGTCTGGACACGGAATGAAGTTGGCATCGACCAAGAAGGTAATTCTAGCCTTACATATAAATGAATCTGGTGTTGTGTTCGAGGACAGCGTAGTGCAATCTTCAGGCGATTCTGATATTGACTGCGTGGCCTTGGCCCAAGGACTTCAATTCAGGTTTGAGCCTGCGATGAAGGGGGGTAGGCCGATAGACACCTGGGTGAATTTGCGGATCAAATTTCATTCTGAAGAAGCTGGCAGTACCTGCCCAGCAATACAACGAAAGTAACAACTCCAGTAAAGGCTAGTGACGAGGATGCAATGCTGCCATCTGTGAGATTTTGTGGAGGGGCTTTGGGATGAGAAAGATACATATATGGGCTATTGTTTTTTGTCTGTTTACGTTCAGGCTAGCCAACGCGGGTCGTCTTCCCGAAGCTTGGGACCATCTTCCGGCCCTTGGAGAGATTCGCTTTTCAGAAAAAGCTGTAGGTTTTCTTACAGTAGTGCCCCCAGTAGCACCTCAGCGTTTCTTTGTTCTCGAGCGAGAAAAAGGGCTTTTCCATGAGGTCGATTCAGCATCTTTCTCGTCGGAATTCCCAGAACAAGAAGACACTTGTGAGCCCCCTAAACGTTCAACAGCTTGGCTTTGTACAGATAGAAACATCTACTTCGCTGAACCTGCATACTGCTCTGAAGGCGGCAACAGGCATCACATACTCTGGAAGATGGCTCTTGATCGAGGAGTCCCATTGAAAGTTCAGGATCATGTAGACAGATGCCTGTCTATCAGTGGGATACGTATCATTTCAGGTAACCTGTGGTTAGGGACCAGATATAGCGGCGAGTACGGATACTACCCTGGCGAAGGCATCATTGTACAGTCTTTGGATACAGGGGAACTTGTTTGTCGAATTGACGCTGAACACGGAGGGCTTACGGGCGGCCTGGTCTGGGCCATTGCACTCGATCCCAAAACGTCCAATGCAAGGGTGACAACAGAATGGGGTATTAACGAGATCCAGCCGACTGGCAGGATCGTAGGGAGTCTCTTTCTCTACGAAGATTTCAACGGAGAAACAGGGGCTCCCGAAATCCGTGTTTCTCCAACCGAAACCAAGGGCAATCCATTTGCGACCTTGGTCCGTACGATAGGAATCGACGACACGGAAGCCTTCTACAAAACGTTATCCAAAATTCCAAAGGAAATGATGGGTGAAGTCACACAATTATCACCGTTGATCATAGGATCCCAAACTCATCCCTTTGAAACACCTGTGGATAGGCGATGGAACGCTCTAGTCCCCTTCATTCTGAAGGCGACCCAAAACAAGGACCGGGTCAAAAAGTGGTATGCTGATCGTGTCCTCGCGATGTTTGATGATATGGAAGCAAGAAAGTATTTCGTACAGATGTTGAATTCTGCCACCAGACCCTATGAAGTAGGATTCGCGCTGAGATATCTTCGAAGTCGTGTGAGTGGCGAAAACGAGACACGCGCTCAAGAAATGCAAATACTTCGTAGACGAATAGAGCAAGCTATTTCCGACCTGGAGACTATGAATATGCGTTCTACGCGCAGCAAAGAGATAGCCAGGACTTTGGTCGCGCTTGCGCCAGATCTTCAATCGCTTGGCTCGCCAGATGGCTACAAAGCTATCGAAGATTATTTTCAGAAAGCGGATTTCGACTGCCAAAGAGATGCAGTGTTGCTTAAGACCATAGCGGGACAGATTTATCGCAGGGAAGAGCTTGTTCCAGCTTTTTTGATAGCTCTCAGAAGAATATCTGCGGAAAGAGCGGAAGTACTTGCGTCGGTGTGTTCCGTGTTTGACATGACCCGTACCGAGGACTATAGAGGCGCCGTGTTGTACAGCACTGATTATGTTTTAGCGCTTCTGAGTGCCTTTGTCAGAGCGAATGCGGTTGAGGGCGTAGATTTGAGTACGCTTTCAGGATGTGAGCAGGCCATCCTCTCTCAGTTGCGCAATCCAGAGGTTCGGTCAGAATTCGTTAGCCGAATCCGTCCAGGTCTGAAAGGAGATGAGGCGAAATTTGCCGATATTCTTCTTGGCAAATCACAATCTAACTGATATACCTATGCCAGCATTGGTGCCAGCCCCCTACCATCTGAGATCTCAAATCTGAGATCGAAGATTGTGTGTCAAGCAATGACCCGACTAGGCTCTTCTTAGCTTCGTCGGGTCTAGGCCGGGGCCCCCCAGGATTCTAGACAGTTTTTGCCTTTCCCTGGCTACCCTACCAGGGTCATAGGTGGCACACATCTGCTCCAACGTTGAGCACAACCAGGCGCCGGGGCGTTCACGTCTGGCATTTCGTTCTTGACATGGCTGCCTGCCTGTAATAGAAATAAGGTACGTATCTGTCGGAAGGCCTTACTATCTAAAATCTATGATGTAAGATGTCAGATCCTGCAAGGCGTTGTTCAGCAGTCGAGGATGCTCCCCTCGACTTCACTCGGGGCAGGCGGGACAACCTCTCCCATGAAAGGAGAGGATGGAGTAGACAGGAACTCAGACTGCCAGGTAGCATGATTACTGGAAGCCGATCGAGGAAGGAGGCAAAGATGAAGTCACTTGTTGCAAGGGCGGTGGCGATTCCGGTAGTTTGGGCACTATTTTTCTTGCCAGTTGTGGGGCAGGGGAGTAAAGAAACGGAAAGCACGGAAAAGGCAGATCAACATTATGAGAAGATTGAGATGGAAGACCATTGGTTCTTTGGACCACGCTATAAGGTTGGGGGCAAGAAGATAGGAAGCGGCGAGGCAGAAGCTTTGATATACTCCATCGAAGACGGCAAGGCGGAAGGGCACCTTAGGATGTCAAGAACTTACGGCATTGCGAGCTTAGTGGTTATTACTGGGGGAACTGTCCTTTCGCTGTTGTCGATTTCCACCAGGGAGCGTGGTTTCAACTCAGCTATGTTCTGGAGCGGCTTTGGCATCACAGCGGTGGGTTATGGGGTTGGTGATCTATCGAAGAACGAAATAGCAAAGGCGGTCTATCGCTACAATAAGGTCTTGAAGGACAAGTACGGTATTTCATTTCACTGGGCGCCGGAGTCTGGGAAAGCTAAACTTCAGTTGGAATATTCGTACTAAATGATATAAGACCACGGGGACCGCGCCGCCTCCTTCGCCCTCCATGGCTTCCCGTCTCCGCTGTCTTTAGGTTGGCCGGGCTTCGCGTGGGGCTTCGCGTCTGGCTACACTCCCTTCGACTATCACCCAGGACCTTGGACATTTCTGGAGTCTGGCCCCAAGGAAAAAGCCCTTGTCCAACATTCCTCCTTGGTATATCATGGCTTGCGACAGCCTTTTTGTGTCGTTGCTAGGCACGCTCCCTGGCACATGGAGGCTGGAAGCACCTCGATGAGCATAAAAGGCGATCCAGAGCGAAAGGAATCGTGACCAAGAAGCTCGAGGAATGGTTTAGACAGGCTGATTACGATTTGGACACAGCGGAATTTATGTTCACTGGCGGAAGGTATTTCTATGCTATTTTCATGTGTCATCTTTCCATCGAAAAAGCACTGAAGGGTTTGTATGTGCAATTCCGTGAAGCGGCGGCTCCCCGGAGTCACAATCTCGTGTATCTTGCTGAAAAGACCGAACTTCAACTCCCTGAAGAACTCAGCGATTTCATTTCCTTGCTTGACGGGGTGAGTGTTCCGACGCGCTACCCAGATGATCTCCAACGACTGCTCAAGGATTATGACAAGGCAAGGACAAGAGAGATGTTGAAGAAAAGTAGAGAGGTTCTTAGATGGCTACGAGCGAAATCACAGAAGTGATTCAATTCCTTGGTGACTGTCTGGAAGAAAGAGGATTAGACGTTTCCAAGATCATCCTTTTCGGGTCACAGATGAGAGGCGGAGCTGGGGACGAGAGTGATGTAGACCTAGTGATTGTCTCAAAGGACTTCCGCACCAAGGATATCTTCGAAAGAGTAGGGGCCGTCAGACACGCCGTCGCAGTAACAATCAAGAGATTTATGGTACCGCTTGATGTTGTAGGCTTGACTCCTGAGGAATTCGAAAGCGAAAGTCTGCTCGTCGCCCGATACGCTAGCGAAGGAGAGGTGGTCTACGAGAGCAGAAAATAGGACATCTGTCTAGGCGTCTACCATCCAATATCTAAGTTGGCGTGCTAAGTAGCGAAAAGCAGATTCTTCGGCGGAGCCTCAGAATGACAGGCTTGGCCGGTTGTTGTTTTCCAGGAAGTCTTGGAATGAGGGGTATGAATATCCTGCCTAGAGTTGAAGCTATCAGTGGACCTGCTGCTTTGGCGTATGCCTGCCTCATATCTAGAAGCCCTTTTTCCGTAAGACTCTGCCGGGAATTTGCAGGAGAAGTACTATCGATAGTATCTTCTGGCTCTGTGCTTGATGTTGGAACCGGTCCTGGCTACCTTGCACTGGAGATTGCCAAGAGATCAGCAGGCCTCCACGTCACAGGTGTGGACCTTTCACATTCGATGGTGAAAGTGGCTCTCAAGAATGCGCGGGACAATGGACTGTCGGAACGTGTCAGCTTTCGGGTCGGAAATGTGGCCAAGCTTCCTTTTGAGGAAGCGTCCTTCGATTTCGTGGTGAGTAGCTTTAGCCTTCACCATTGGTCAAAGCCTATGGAGTCTTTCAAAGAGATCTATCGCGTGCTTAAGCCTGATTGCAGAGCGCTCATCTACGACCTCGGACGGGACATAACAAGGGCGGACAGAAGACTGTCGCAGAAGAAATACGGACGAATTATGGAGTTCGCCATGTCGAAATTGGTGAGGATCCACTCGTCAGTACCCTCGGATGCGGTCCAAGGAATACTTGCGACTTCAGTAGTCCCCTTTTCAGAATCAACGATGGAAAATGATGGTGTTATTCTCAGGATTATGCTTGTGAGGTAGTCGCCGTATCGGTGCCAGGCGTGATACCTTCACATCTAGATTGCCACGGTTTGCCTGCGGCAAACTGAGTTTACACCGAGCCTGTCGAGGTGCAATGACATTTTTCCCTTATGGGTAAGAACTAGGGGTAATCT from candidate division TA06 bacterium carries:
- the surE gene encoding 5'/3'-nucleotidase SurE translates to MILLTNDDGIRAHGLKVMRGHLEELGSVMVVAPEDEMSGVSHSVTLEKPISVRWIDQNSAAVGGTPTDCVLLAVHKLMKKRPDIVVSGINLGPNLGNDVTYSGTVAAALEAAIHGIKAVAISVASRKDPDFEPAARFGKKLVQHLAALEVPTGTFLNVNVPNAPNGEIRGVRITRLGRRTYRDDVIQLDDPEGEECYKIGGEPICEMEEGTDVEAIESAFISVTPISLDLTDHTFLRELKELGEKISDF
- a CDS encoding protein-L-isoaspartate(D-aspartate) O-methyltransferase, translated to MRFEGLRNKMVSTQIESRGVKDKHVLKAMRKVPRHIFVEEALWERAYDDHPLPIGQGQTISQPYMVGSMTEALELKGKGKVLEIGTGSGYQTAILAEIAEQVFTIERIEELLKKARRTLDRLGYANVVFRVGDGTIGWQDQAPFDAILVAAGAPDVPEYLFEQLAEGGRMAVPIGDVHGQTLVVIKKEAGKQVKTTHFGCVFVPLIGKNGWPE
- a CDS encoding TonB family protein, which produces MRKGISIVVGGVVVSVVAAFVVVGHYRVSMQYFPPKPILESFSTSGHGMKLASTKKVILALHINESGVVFEDSVVQSSGDSDIDCVALAQGLQFRFEPAMKGGRPIDTWVNLRIKFHSEEAGSTCPAIQRK
- a CDS encoding HEPN domain-containing protein, which codes for MTKKLEEWFRQADYDLDTAEFMFTGGRYFYAIFMCHLSIEKALKGLYVQFREAAAPRSHNLVYLAEKTELQLPEELSDFISLLDGVSVPTRYPDDLQRLLKDYDKARTREMLKKSREVLRWLRAKSQK
- a CDS encoding nucleotidyltransferase domain-containing protein, which produces MATSEITEVIQFLGDCLEERGLDVSKIILFGSQMRGGAGDESDVDLVIVSKDFRTKDIFERVGAVRHAVAVTIKRFMVPLDVVGLTPEEFESESLLVARYASEGEVVYESRK
- a CDS encoding class I SAM-dependent methyltransferase, coding for MTGLAGCCFPGSLGMRGMNILPRVEAISGPAALAYACLISRSPFSVRLCREFAGEVLSIVSSGSVLDVGTGPGYLALEIAKRSAGLHVTGVDLSHSMVKVALKNARDNGLSERVSFRVGNVAKLPFEEASFDFVVSSFSLHHWSKPMESFKEIYRVLKPDCRALIYDLGRDITRADRRLSQKKYGRIMEFAMSKLVRIHSSVPSDAVQGILATSVVPFSESTMENDGVILRIMLVR